From Chloroflexota bacterium, a single genomic window includes:
- a CDS encoding hydantoinase/oxoprolinase family protein, with protein sequence MSLILGVDTGGTFTDAVLLDADSGTVTAAHKALTTHENLAVGIEAALDGLPADVWPHVHRAALSTTLATNAALEGLGSRVGCILIGYDPGVMRHYRLDRHVRASAVAHVGGRHDIFGEEVTPLDENGLCDAVKRLAPEVDALAVSSYLAPRNPDHERRAVRLVSELTSLPVVAGGALSSQINSIRRATTATLNAKLLAVTSELLDTLEHAVRRRGVSPAPMVVRGDATLMALDLARERPIDTLFSGPAASAVGGARLAGIDQAVVVDMGGTSTDVGILDGGRPNLSKRGASLAGWRTAVRAAAVRSAAIGGDSRVRADPLDLVIGPERVVPLSRAARESPEIRDRLAELDAQRLSHRLVPVWEFFALGRPRADEVVSTGEQRVLEALEHGPIDVLTLARQAGVADARLVPIDGLVARRLVTRIGLTPTDLLHVRGDYTEFDVDAAALANRIAARESRTEYDAFVARVHEAVIRALCVATLRRAIAAGRPDLAESDEKLGAYLLDASASPSSRVGPLDVGLGLTLPLIALGAAGAAWLPQVASRLRTEVIVPDHAAVASAVGAASTRIVQEIEVLLRPQYLRRGGVIDYAVHSPAGRAMFASESQAREHALAVGPRLAAEAAAEAGASCPTIDVDEHTWSLDQDDPEAPAQLMETRFRFTATEAGTA encoded by the coding sequence ATGAGCCTGATCCTGGGAGTGGACACGGGCGGCACGTTCACCGACGCCGTCCTGCTCGACGCGGACTCCGGGACGGTCACAGCCGCGCACAAGGCGCTCACCACCCACGAGAATCTGGCCGTCGGCATCGAGGCCGCGCTAGATGGGTTGCCCGCCGATGTCTGGCCGCACGTGCATCGAGCGGCCCTGTCCACCACGCTGGCGACCAATGCCGCCCTGGAGGGGTTGGGAAGCCGCGTCGGCTGCATCCTCATCGGATACGACCCCGGCGTCATGCGGCACTACCGCCTGGACCGCCACGTTCGCGCCTCCGCGGTTGCGCACGTGGGAGGACGCCACGACATCTTCGGCGAGGAGGTGACGCCGCTCGACGAGAATGGGCTGTGCGACGCGGTGAAGCGCCTGGCGCCCGAGGTCGACGCGCTGGCCGTTTCGAGCTACCTCGCGCCGCGCAATCCGGATCATGAGCGGCGCGCGGTGCGTTTGGTCAGCGAGCTCACCAGCCTGCCGGTGGTGGCCGGCGGCGCCCTGAGTTCGCAGATCAACTCCATTCGCCGCGCCACGACGGCCACGCTCAACGCCAAGTTGCTGGCCGTGACCAGCGAGCTGCTCGACACGCTGGAGCATGCAGTCCGGCGGCGCGGCGTGAGCCCGGCGCCAATGGTCGTCCGCGGCGACGCGACGCTGATGGCGCTGGACCTGGCCCGCGAACGGCCCATTGACACCCTGTTCTCGGGACCCGCGGCCAGCGCCGTCGGAGGCGCCAGGCTGGCCGGCATCGACCAGGCGGTCGTGGTCGACATGGGCGGCACGTCCACCGACGTTGGAATTCTCGACGGCGGACGCCCGAACCTGAGCAAGCGGGGCGCATCTCTCGCCGGCTGGCGGACGGCCGTGCGCGCGGCCGCCGTGCGCTCGGCAGCGATCGGCGGTGACAGCCGCGTACGAGCGGACCCACTCGACCTCGTCATCGGACCCGAGCGCGTCGTGCCGCTGTCGCGCGCCGCCCGCGAGTCGCCCGAGATCCGCGACCGCCTGGCCGAGCTTGACGCGCAACGCCTCTCGCATCGGCTGGTCCCGGTATGGGAGTTCTTCGCCCTGGGCCGACCTCGCGCCGACGAAGTGGTATCGACCGGCGAGCAGCGCGTGCTGGAGGCGCTCGAACACGGTCCAATCGACGTGCTCACGCTTGCCAGGCAGGCCGGCGTCGCCGACGCCCGCCTGGTCCCCATCGACGGCCTGGTTGCGCGCCGGCTGGTCACCCGGATCGGGCTCACCCCCACCGACCTGCTGCACGTGCGCGGCGACTACACCGAGTTCGATGTCGACGCAGCGGCCCTCGCCAACCGCATTGCCGCACGCGAGAGCCGCACCGAGTACGACGCGTTTGTGGCGCGCGTCCACGAGGCCGTGATTCGCGCGCTGTGTGTCGCCACCCTGCGCCGCGCCATTGCCGCGGGGCGGCCCGATCTCGCCGAATCGGACGAGAAGCTCGGCGCCTACTTGCTCGATGCGAGCGCGTCGCCGTCCAGCCGCGTCGGGCCGCTGGACGTTGGTTTGGGTCTCACGCTGCCGCTGATTGCCCTCGGCGCCGCGGGGGCGGCATGGTTGCCCCAGGTGGCGAGCCGTCTCCGCACCGAGGTCATCGTTCCCGATCACGCGGCCGTCGCGAGCGCGGTTGGCGCCGCGTCCACCCGCATCGTGCAGGAAATCGAGGTGCTGCTGCGACCGCAATATCTGCGCCGCGGTGGAGTCATCGACTACGCCGTCCACAGCCCTGCGGGTCGCGCGATGTTCGCCTCCGAGTCCCAGGCCCGCGAGCATGCGCTTGCCGTCGGCCCCCGCCTCGCCGCGGAGGCCGCCGCCGAGGCCGGCGCGTCCTGCCCCACCATCGACGTCGATGAACACACCTGGAGCCTCGACCAGGACGACCCCGAAGCGCCGGCCCAACTCATGGAAACCCGCTTCCGTTTTACGGCCACGGAGGCCGGCACCGCCTAG
- a CDS encoding C-terminal binding protein, translating to MTTERVVLLPEPQHQMLLQHRQVVEEAGGTIRHADLHDAAVRRAALPEATVVVVQGHEMVDEDFAAGASLHAVCCWSDGVDTVDLEAATRHGVPVGNVPDLCIDEVADHALMLLLACYRRLGFAYRQIHERLPLSRYDICDAAEPWPRLRGLTLGLLAFGNIAQAMALRCQVLGMSVIAHDPYIDPSVMHDMNVEPVEFDDLLRRSDYLSIHAPLNPNTHHLFDADALSKMKSSAFLINTARGPIVDEAALVAALRAGTIAGAGLDVFEVEPATHDNPLLSMPNVVTTPHHAGESDEMHAFGPEAAMNDVAHVLRGNPPRSVQNRAVLGEGGG from the coding sequence ATGACCACCGAGCGCGTTGTCCTACTTCCCGAGCCGCAGCACCAGATGCTCTTGCAGCATCGCCAAGTCGTCGAGGAGGCAGGCGGAACCATTCGGCACGCCGACCTGCACGATGCCGCGGTTCGCCGCGCCGCCCTGCCGGAGGCGACCGTCGTCGTGGTGCAGGGACACGAAATGGTTGACGAGGACTTCGCCGCCGGCGCGAGCTTGCACGCCGTGTGCTGCTGGTCGGACGGCGTGGACACGGTGGACTTGGAAGCGGCCACACGGCACGGCGTGCCGGTTGGCAACGTTCCCGACCTCTGCATCGACGAAGTGGCCGACCACGCGCTGATGCTGCTGCTGGCCTGCTACCGCCGGCTCGGCTTTGCCTACCGGCAGATCCACGAGCGCCTGCCGCTCTCGCGCTACGACATCTGCGACGCTGCGGAGCCGTGGCCCCGGCTGCGCGGGCTCACCCTGGGCCTGCTTGCATTCGGCAACATCGCGCAGGCCATGGCCCTGCGGTGCCAGGTGCTGGGCATGTCGGTCATCGCGCACGATCCCTACATCGACCCCAGCGTCATGCACGACATGAATGTCGAGCCCGTCGAATTCGACGACCTGCTGCGCCGTTCCGACTATCTCTCGATCCACGCACCGCTCAATCCGAACACTCACCACCTGTTCGACGCTGACGCCCTGTCGAAGATGAAGTCGAGCGCGTTTCTGATCAACACCGCGCGGGGGCCGATCGTGGACGAGGCGGCGCTTGTGGCCGCGCTCCGAGCGGGAACAATTGCCGGCGCCGGGCTGGACGTGTTCGAGGTCGAGCCCGCGACCCACGACAACCCGCTGCTCTCGATGCCCAACGTCGTCACCACGCCGCATCACGCCGGCGAGTCCGATGAGATGCACGCCTTCGGTCCCGAGGCGGCCATGAACGACGTGGCCCACGTGTTGCGGGGCAATCCGCCGCGATCCGTTCAGAACCGGGCCGTGCTTGGCGAAGGCGGCGGCTAG
- a CDS encoding cyclase family protein — protein sequence MARRIVDLTQPLAPDGAAGSFSVREYERPRSGHGVFHRVDMETTVGTHVVTSRRYLASGYSLSEAPIDRFFGEGVVVRLAASNGATEITQMDLDEAAGDRLRRDDIAVLALPPEASGGARLSVFASQWLWDKGVKMLVLDERIAIGSSPSWNEERTVLTSLFANEIPVVRGATNTDQLSDERFAVMALPMRIEGVEAWPVRVVALDPGEPPSDEPPPAQAVTDEAATAAPDAEASEADTQDVSGTAAAAAPDAEVSEGDGPAVEPPAAAAEPTAAATGDAEPEQDAPTAEKRTAEAPDAEPATTEASASDAEGDAAGADDAEEAAPEVADAKAADDVSDAESESSRQSG from the coding sequence ATGGCTCGCAGGATCGTCGACCTCACCCAGCCACTGGCTCCCGACGGAGCCGCTGGGTCATTCAGCGTCCGCGAATACGAGCGGCCGCGCAGCGGCCACGGCGTGTTTCATCGGGTTGACATGGAAACCACGGTCGGCACGCACGTCGTCACGTCGCGGCGCTATCTGGCGTCGGGCTATTCGCTGTCCGAGGCCCCGATTGACCGATTCTTCGGCGAGGGCGTGGTGGTGCGGCTGGCGGCGTCGAACGGCGCGACCGAGATCACCCAGATGGACTTGGACGAAGCGGCGGGAGATCGCCTGCGCCGCGACGACATTGCCGTCCTGGCGCTGCCGCCCGAGGCCTCGGGCGGCGCCCGGCTCTCGGTGTTTGCCTCGCAATGGCTCTGGGACAAGGGCGTCAAAATGCTGGTGCTCGATGAGCGCATTGCCATCGGCTCGTCCCCGTCGTGGAACGAAGAGCGCACCGTGCTCACGTCGCTATTCGCCAATGAGATTCCGGTCGTGCGCGGCGCCACGAACACCGATCAGCTCAGCGACGAACGCTTCGCGGTGATGGCGCTGCCCATGCGTATTGAGGGCGTCGAAGCCTGGCCGGTTCGCGTGGTTGCCCTCGATCCGGGCGAGCCGCCGAGCGATGAGCCTCCTCCGGCTCAAGCCGTCACTGACGAAGCGGCCACAGCCGCACCCGACGCCGAGGCTTCCGAAGCGGACACGCAGGATGTATCCGGAACGGCGGCGGCAGCTGCACCCGACGCCGAAGTCTCCGAAGGCGATGGGCCGGCCGTAGAGCCGCCAGCCGCCGCGGCGGAGCCGACGGCCGCAGCAACAGGCGACGCCGAGCCAGAGCAGGATGCGCCGACTGCCGAGAAGCGAACGGCCGAAGCCCCCGACGCCGAGCCCGCGACGACGGAGGCGTCGGCCTCGGATGCCGAAGGCGATGCCGCCGGCGCCGACGATGCCGAAGAAGCGGCGCCCGAAGTGGCCGATGCCAAGGCCGCCGACGACGTCAGCGACGCGGAATCAGAATCGTCTCGCCAATCTGGATAG
- the greA gene encoding transcription elongation factor GreA, translating into MATKFLTEEGRLRLEAELHELKTVKRPEIIRRIHEAKEFGELSEGNEPDEVKNDQAFTEGRIMMLERLLRDAIIVSEHSSDTVSIGATVSVRDDGESQREFTIVGTEEIDLATGKISNESPLGLALVGRKVGEHVTVETPAGTRAYEITGIT; encoded by the coding sequence ATGGCGACCAAGTTCTTGACCGAGGAAGGGCGTCTGCGCCTCGAGGCCGAGCTTCACGAGCTGAAGACGGTGAAACGCCCGGAGATCATCCGGCGCATCCACGAGGCCAAAGAGTTCGGCGAGCTGAGCGAGGGCAACGAGCCGGACGAGGTCAAGAACGACCAAGCGTTCACCGAAGGCCGCATCATGATGCTCGAGCGGCTGCTGCGCGACGCCATCATCGTCAGCGAGCATTCGTCCGACACCGTCAGCATCGGCGCCACCGTCAGCGTCCGCGACGACGGCGAGAGCCAGCGTGAGTTCACCATTGTCGGGACCGAGGAAATCGACCTCGCCACCGGCAAGATTTCGAACGAATCGCCGCTGGGCCTGGCGCTCGTGGGGCGCAAGGTCGGCGAGCATGTGACCGTGGAGACGCCCGCAGGCACGCGCGCCTACGAGATCACAGGAATCACCTGA
- the serS gene encoding serine--tRNA ligase has protein sequence MLPLRFIRENADLVRAGLSARGDDAPLDGLLELDRKRRALLVDVEGWRAERKRVSRAIGTASDASEREALIAQTRALSKDLDASEPKLGQIESDLDRLLGEFPALPHASAPAGQDANDNPVVAEHGTPPAFDFEPRPHWEIGETLGVLDFPRAAKIAGSGFWLFRAGGARLQRALVAWAIDFQVREHGYLEVLPPALVTSRGMADSGKLPKFADDSYGLPADDLWLNPTAEVPLTAMHRDEVLDGGTLPLRYVAYTPAFRREAGAAGIDTRGLQRLHQFDKVELYAFSLAEQSYEELETMRRHAEAAIEALGLPYRTLELCTGDLGFTSAKTYDLEAWAPGVNAWLEVSSISNCEAFQARRAGIRTRKPGGSHTEFVHTLNGSGLGMARTMVAILENYQQADGTVRVPEVLQPYLGGQKVLEVEPGWQ, from the coding sequence ATGCTTCCCCTGCGATTCATTCGTGAGAACGCGGACTTGGTGCGCGCCGGGCTGAGCGCCCGGGGCGACGACGCGCCACTGGATGGACTGCTGGAGCTGGACCGGAAACGGCGCGCGCTGCTGGTTGACGTGGAAGGCTGGCGAGCCGAGCGCAAACGCGTCTCCCGAGCCATCGGCACCGCGTCGGATGCTTCCGAGCGTGAGGCGCTGATTGCCCAAACGCGGGCGTTGTCGAAGGACCTCGATGCGTCCGAGCCGAAGTTGGGACAGATCGAAAGTGACCTCGATCGCCTCCTAGGGGAATTCCCCGCGTTGCCGCATGCGTCCGCTCCGGCCGGGCAAGACGCCAACGACAACCCCGTGGTCGCAGAGCACGGCACTCCGCCCGCCTTCGACTTCGAGCCGCGTCCGCACTGGGAGATCGGCGAGACGCTGGGCGTGCTCGACTTTCCGCGGGCGGCAAAGATCGCCGGATCGGGCTTCTGGCTATTTCGGGCCGGCGGGGCGCGCCTGCAGCGCGCCCTGGTCGCCTGGGCCATTGACTTTCAGGTACGCGAGCATGGCTACCTCGAAGTTTTGCCTCCGGCACTTGTCACAAGCCGGGGCATGGCCGACTCGGGCAAGCTGCCGAAGTTCGCCGACGATTCCTATGGGTTGCCCGCCGACGACCTTTGGCTCAATCCGACGGCCGAGGTGCCGCTCACGGCCATGCACCGCGACGAAGTCTTGGACGGCGGCACACTGCCACTCCGCTACGTGGCCTACACGCCGGCGTTTCGCCGCGAGGCGGGCGCCGCGGGCATCGACACGCGGGGCCTCCAACGCTTGCATCAGTTTGACAAGGTCGAGCTGTACGCCTTTTCCCTGGCCGAGCAGTCGTACGAAGAGTTGGAGACGATGCGCCGGCACGCCGAGGCGGCCATCGAGGCGCTGGGACTGCCCTATCGCACGCTGGAACTGTGCACCGGCGATCTTGGATTCACCTCCGCCAAGACCTACGACCTGGAGGCCTGGGCGCCGGGCGTGAACGCCTGGCTGGAGGTCTCGTCGATTTCGAATTGCGAGGCGTTTCAGGCACGTCGCGCCGGCATCCGGACCCGGAAGCCCGGTGGCAGCCACACGGAATTCGTGCATACGCTCAATGGGTCCGGGCTTGGTATGGCCCGTACGATGGTGGCCATTCTGGAGAACTACCAGCAGGCGGACGGCACAGTCCGCGTGCCGGAGGTTCTCCAGCCGTATCTCGGCGGCCAGAAAGTGCTTGAGGTGGAGCCCGGATGGCAGTAG
- a CDS encoding HEPN domain-containing protein, with protein sequence MKPRRRYPPDDPREWLNRARSNLSKAANSASGIYLEDLCFDAQQAAEKAVKALLLARGVDFPYVHDISLLLTLLEDAGEDVPEAIRQAEKLNPFATATRYPSIAQPVSDQEYVEALGIAEAVVRWAEACL encoded by the coding sequence ATGAAGCCGCGTAGGCGTTACCCGCCCGACGATCCTCGGGAATGGCTGAACCGCGCCCGAAGCAATCTCTCCAAAGCCGCGAATAGTGCATCGGGCATCTACCTCGAAGATCTGTGCTTCGATGCCCAGCAGGCGGCGGAGAAAGCAGTAAAAGCCCTGTTACTCGCGCGGGGCGTCGATTTTCCCTACGTGCATGACATCAGTCTCTTGCTGACCTTGCTCGAGGATGCCGGCGAAGATGTGCCGGAAGCGATCCGGCAAGCCGAGAAGCTGAACCCATTCGCAACGGCTACCCGGTATCCCAGCATCGCCCAGCCTGTTTCTGATCAGGAGTATGTGGAAGCGCTGGGAATTGCAGAAGCGGTAGTTCGCTGGGCCGAGGCCTGCCTCTAA
- the lysS gene encoding lysine--tRNA ligase, producing MAEPAPGDRLYEARLAKLNRMAAAGDPVFPSRVPRSHRAADARSLVDDPNGPEVDVAGRVMSLRRMGKTSFAAVRDGSGEIQLFLNASELGADAYRHVLDVIDVGDIVSAGGPVFRTRAGEPSVRVQRLTVAVKALRPLPEKWRGLQDPEARYRQRYLDVIANQDVRERFEARTRIVSTIRRVLDAQGYMEVETPSLQPLYGGGSAVPFTTHYEALGRDFYLRIADELYLKRLLVAGYERVYEICKDYRNEGIDRTHCPEFTMLEAYQAFADLGDMLRLTEALVVEAARAVAGDTRVAYGETTLDFTPPWRQVTYRDAMLEAVGIDLDDEQLSDEQIREAAVGRGVALEAGAARARMLDEITKTCVEPAFVQPTFLTRYPAETTPLAKRAPDDPRYVERFEPFVLGMELGNGYTELNDPIDQRRRLSEQADDDAEAHPVDEDFIRALEHGMPPAGGLGLGIDRLTMVLTDAPNIRDVILFPQLRTPA from the coding sequence ATCGCGGAGCCAGCGCCGGGCGACCGTCTCTACGAGGCGCGGCTCGCCAAGCTGAACCGCATGGCCGCCGCGGGCGATCCCGTGTTTCCCTCCCGCGTGCCCCGCTCGCACCGGGCGGCAGACGCGCGCTCGCTGGTCGACGATCCGAACGGCCCCGAGGTCGACGTCGCCGGACGCGTGATGTCACTGCGGCGGATGGGCAAGACGAGCTTCGCGGCAGTGCGCGACGGCTCGGGTGAGATCCAACTCTTTCTGAACGCCAGCGAGCTTGGCGCGGATGCCTATCGGCACGTCCTGGACGTGATCGACGTGGGCGACATCGTGTCGGCGGGCGGGCCGGTGTTTCGCACGCGTGCCGGCGAGCCGTCGGTGCGCGTGCAGCGCCTGACGGTGGCCGTGAAAGCCCTCCGGCCCCTGCCTGAGAAGTGGCGCGGCCTGCAGGACCCGGAAGCGCGGTACCGCCAGCGCTATCTCGACGTCATCGCCAATCAAGACGTGCGCGAGCGCTTCGAGGCGCGGACCAGGATCGTCAGCACAATCCGCCGCGTGCTCGACGCGCAGGGGTACATGGAGGTGGAAACCCCCTCGCTGCAGCCCCTCTACGGCGGCGGCAGCGCCGTGCCCTTCACCACCCACTACGAGGCCCTGGGACGCGACTTCTACCTGCGCATCGCCGACGAGCTGTATCTCAAGCGCCTGCTGGTCGCCGGCTACGAACGCGTGTATGAGATCTGCAAGGACTATCGCAACGAGGGCATTGACCGTACCCACTGCCCCGAGTTCACCATGCTCGAGGCCTATCAGGCCTTCGCCGACCTCGGCGACATGCTCCGGCTCACCGAGGCGCTGGTGGTGGAGGCGGCACGGGCAGTCGCGGGGGACACACGCGTCGCCTACGGCGAGACGACGCTCGACTTCACGCCGCCATGGCGGCAGGTGACCTACCGCGACGCGATGCTCGAGGCCGTGGGAATCGACCTCGACGACGAGCAGTTGAGCGATGAGCAAATCCGCGAGGCGGCGGTCGGCCGCGGCGTGGCACTCGAGGCCGGCGCGGCACGCGCCCGCATGCTCGATGAAATCACCAAGACCTGCGTGGAGCCCGCGTTCGTGCAACCGACCTTTCTCACCCGCTACCCGGCCGAGACGACGCCCCTGGCCAAGCGCGCCCCAGACGACCCGCGTTATGTCGAGCGGTTCGAGCCATTCGTGCTGGGCATGGAGTTGGGCAATGGCTATACCGAGCTGAACGATCCCATCGATCAGCGCCGCCGCCTGAGCGAGCAGGCGGACGACGATGCTGAGGCGCATCCGGTTGACGAGGATTTCATTCGCGCGCTGGAGCACGGCATGCCGCCGGCGGGCGGCCTGGGTCTCGGCATCGACCGGTTGACGATGGTGCTCACGGACGCGCCCAACATCCGCGACGTCATCCTGTTCCCCCAACTGCGAACGCCTGCGTAG
- a CDS encoding LysM domain-containing protein produces MSLSNTDRDVGDGRRPVAPSPAEEPGPSAAGTLVIVVAAILVVAAVVFIVVADNVLRARGEMPDVLRPTAAAPARTPTVSGPRLSVVTPPAANINLPLPELRVTTVPTPTVVPVRTERPARYIGYIVEPGDTLAGIASRFGFSFEEIAAVNGIDEPWTIQIGETILIPRR; encoded by the coding sequence GTGTCTCTGTCCAACACGGATCGTGACGTAGGCGACGGCAGGCGGCCGGTCGCGCCGTCTCCGGCCGAAGAACCGGGCCCAAGCGCGGCAGGCACGCTGGTCATTGTCGTCGCGGCGATCCTGGTGGTGGCAGCGGTGGTGTTCATCGTCGTGGCCGACAACGTGCTTCGCGCTCGCGGTGAGATGCCGGACGTTCTACGGCCAACCGCTGCGGCGCCGGCGCGCACGCCGACCGTGTCCGGCCCCAGACTCTCGGTGGTGACTCCGCCCGCCGCCAACATCAACCTGCCGCTGCCCGAACTGAGGGTGACCACGGTGCCGACGCCCACGGTCGTGCCGGTGCGTACCGAGCGACCCGCCCGCTATATCGGGTACATCGTCGAGCCCGGCGACACGCTGGCCGGCATCGCCAGTCGCTTCGGGTTTTCGTTCGAAGAGATTGCCGCGGTCAACGGGATCGACGAGCCGTGGACTATCCAGATTGGCGAGACGATTCTGATTCCGCGTCGCTGA
- a CDS encoding nucleotidyltransferase domain-containing protein translates to MNNQRLDHDTLDDIVRRVVEVARPEKVILFGSAARGEMGRNSDVDLLVVKDADDERDLAARIYRNLRGVRVAVDATVVAPAHVERYKDSHALIIKPALREGTVVYEAA, encoded by the coding sequence ATGAACAATCAGAGGCTTGACCACGACACCCTCGACGACATCGTGCGGCGTGTGGTCGAGGTTGCTCGGCCTGAGAAGGTCATTCTGTTTGGTTCGGCGGCCCGCGGTGAGATGGGGCGCAACAGCGATGTGGATTTGCTGGTGGTCAAGGATGCCGATGACGAGCGCGACCTCGCTGCGCGCATCTACCGAAACCTGCGCGGAGTTCGGGTTGCCGTTGATGCGACAGTCGTCGCGCCGGCGCATGTCGAGCGCTACAAGGACAGCCATGCGCTGATAATCAAGCCTGCCCTACGGGAGGGCACCGTGGTCTATGAAGCCGCGTAG
- the guaB gene encoding IMP dehydrogenase, producing the protein MGNRTIVEGLTFDDVLLVPGRSEVLPTDVSTRTRITPRITLNVPLVSAAMDTVTEARMAITLARAGGIGVIHRNLGLEDQALEVDKVKRSQSGMIVDPITLPPTATVGEANEVMARYRISGVPITDSRGQLVGILTNRDLRFCRDDAMQVADLMTTERLVTAPVGTTLEQAEELLHLHRIEKLPVVDDSGQLRGLITVKDIAKREEFPGAVYDASGRLVVAGAIGTHNEGLPRARELVSAGADAVVVDSAHGHHSAVIDTVRRVKESLDVDVIAGNVATAAGASALIQAGADCVKVGIGPAAICTTRVVAGVGVPQLTAISDCLGPCSEHGVPLIADGGVRYSGDIAKAIGAGAAAVMIGNMFAGTDNSPGEIVYRQGERFKEYRGMGSIGAMMERAGASRDRYGQHQVQDAAKLVAEGVEAQTPYRGPTVNMISQLVGGLRSAMGYVGAADIRELQTKGRFVRASRASVDEGHPHDVVLIKEAPNYHAPR; encoded by the coding sequence GTGGGCAACCGGACGATCGTCGAAGGCTTGACCTTTGACGACGTTCTCCTGGTCCCGGGACGATCCGAGGTCCTTCCCACCGATGTGTCGACGCGCACGCGCATCACCCCGCGAATCACGCTCAATGTTCCCTTGGTTTCGGCGGCGATGGACACCGTCACCGAAGCCCGCATGGCCATCACGCTGGCGCGGGCCGGCGGGATTGGCGTGATCCACCGCAACCTGGGACTCGAGGATCAGGCGCTCGAAGTCGACAAGGTCAAGCGCTCGCAGTCCGGAATGATCGTCGACCCCATCACCCTGCCTCCAACGGCCACTGTGGGCGAGGCCAATGAGGTCATGGCGCGATACCGCATTTCGGGCGTGCCGATCACCGACTCCCGCGGGCAGCTGGTCGGCATCCTCACCAACCGCGACCTGCGCTTTTGCCGCGATGACGCGATGCAGGTCGCCGATTTGATGACGACGGAGCGCCTGGTCACCGCACCGGTTGGAACCACGCTCGAGCAGGCCGAGGAGCTGCTGCATCTGCACCGCATCGAGAAGCTCCCGGTTGTGGACGACAGCGGCCAACTGCGCGGCCTCATCACGGTCAAGGACATCGCCAAGCGCGAGGAGTTTCCCGGCGCCGTTTATGACGCGTCAGGACGATTGGTTGTGGCCGGCGCCATTGGCACCCACAACGAAGGGCTGCCACGCGCCCGCGAGCTGGTTTCGGCAGGAGCCGACGCCGTGGTGGTGGACTCCGCCCACGGCCACCACAGCGCGGTTATCGACACGGTTCGCCGCGTCAAGGAGTCGCTCGACGTGGACGTGATCGCCGGCAACGTGGCAACCGCGGCGGGCGCCAGCGCGCTGATCCAAGCGGGCGCCGACTGCGTCAAGGTCGGCATCGGCCCCGCGGCCATCTGCACCACGCGCGTGGTGGCCGGCGTGGGCGTGCCTCAACTCACCGCCATTTCCGACTGCCTCGGTCCGTGCAGCGAGCACGGCGTGCCGCTCATCGCCGATGGCGGCGTGCGCTATTCGGGTGACATCGCCAAGGCGATCGGCGCCGGCGCGGCCGCGGTCATGATCGGCAACATGTTCGCCGGCACGGACAACAGCCCGGGCGAGATCGTCTACCGACAGGGCGAGCGATTCAAGGAATACCGCGGCATGGGCTCGATCGGCGCCATGATGGAGCGCGCGGGCGCTTCACGCGACCGCTACGGTCAGCACCAGGTGCAGGATGCCGCCAAGCTGGTGGCCGAGGGCGTGGAAGCCCAGACGCCCTATCGCGGTCCCACGGTGAACATGATCAGTCAGCTTGTCGGCGGCCTCCGGTCGGCGATGGGATATGTCGGCGCGGCCGACATCCGCGAGCTCCAGACGAAGGGCCGATTCGTTCGTGCTTCCCGTGCCAGCGTCGATGAGGGGCACCCGCACGATGTCGTGCTCATCAAAGAGGCGCCCAACTACCACGCGCCGCGCTAG